In one Pangasianodon hypophthalmus isolate fPanHyp1 chromosome 22, fPanHyp1.pri, whole genome shotgun sequence genomic region, the following are encoded:
- the zgc:101569 gene encoding enoyl-CoA hydratase EchA19 isoform X2, translating into MLADFFLNGNTLKKKTGRHECLLGAGKRCWSSGCTSQEHPTAGQTVVIEKQGPVLTVGINRPEVRNAVNQETSQRLFEEFSAFNQDDTLSVAVLHGIGGNFCAGYDLKELSQDSGSLTLEQNVTRGPAPMGPSRLRLAKPLIAAVSGYAVAGGLELSLLADLRVVEASAIMGVFCRRFGVPLIDGGTVRLPRLIGLSRALDLILTGRPVGAQEALAFGLANRVVPDGQALQVAVELAEQISSFPQLCLRADRNSAYHATFDSTSFTQAMQYETDYGLPVITAEAVPGATRFSSGTGRGGTFS; encoded by the exons ATGCTGGCAG atttttttctgaacGGAAATACCCTCAAGAAAAAAACTGGGCGACATGAGTGCCTTCTTGGCGCAGGAAAGCGGTGTTGGAGCTCCGGGTGCACTTCCCAAGAGCATCCTACAGCAG GTCAGACAGTGGTTATTGAAAAGCAAGGTCCAGTGCTTACTGTGGGGATTAACAGGCCAGAGGTGCGTAATGCAGTGAACCAAGAGACATCCCAGCGGTTATTTGAAGAATTTTCTGCCTTCAATCAGGATGATACCTTGAGTGTAGCTGTGCTACATGGAATAG GGGGAAATTTTTGTGCTGGTTATGATCTTAAAGAGCTTTCCCAGGATTCGGGTTCCCTCACACTGGAGCAAAATGTTACCCGAGGTCCTGCTCCAATG GGTCCCTCTCGCCTGAGGCTAGCAAAGCCACTGATTGCGGCAGTGAGTGGTTATGCTGTGGCGGGGGGGTTGGAATTGTCCCTGCTGGCTGATCTCAGGGTTGTGGAAGCCAGCGCCATTATGGGGGTTTTCTGCCGCAGATTTG GTGTGCCTCTGATTGATGGCGGGACGGTGCGGCTCCCACGGCTAATTGGTTTGTCTCGAGCTCTAGACCTCATTTTGACTGGTAGACCTGTAGGAGCTCAGGAAGCACTGGCATTTGGACTAGCAAACAGAGTGGTGCCAGATGGACAAG CCTTACAGGTGGCTGTTGAACTTGCTGAGCAGATTAGCTCCTTTCCTCAGCTCTGTCTCCGTGCTGACCGTAACTCAGCCTATCATGCAACTTTTGACTCCACCTCGTTCACCCAGGCCATGCAGTATGAGACCGACTATGGCCTGCCAGTAATCACAGCTGAAGCTGTCCCCGGGGCAACAAGGTTCAGCTCTGGCACTGGAAGAGGTGGAACGTTCTCTTGA
- the si:dkey-197c15.6 gene encoding putative nuclease HARBI1, which yields MSYAGAVWLAVQEDLYRGACSELTPKILNSDSRNSSSTDPRGTVQLSHESISRLDIFDDYFLSQCFHFTRQCLTFIVDCIKARMKKDVFRPSSDATSVEAMTLAALYFYAHGFLPRKITDLLGLEHARASDAVNTVSKVLEDMCPDFITFPGTYDDRMGVAQGFKYISGIPNVVGVLGCLHVHVSPSLAEESLFLNTRGYHSVMVQIISDVDGNLLSVEQCCPGGTQEQAVWESSDICQEFNRLQHGQTWVLGGKAMCKAKHVLSPVESSRIKTDAARRFNTAHSKVWKSAQHVLGCLTTRFQCLHSLGAVLVDNLKPVARIVTACCVLHNISKKFSVPLPSKLVLDHLYPDQEMREEEQENFVDTEEAIEDMIEMCFGNSGDEEEQEETKTIEDIENRHKPNGDHNSHNNLSES from the exons ATGTCTTACGCCGGGGCAGTGTGGCTTGCTGTTCAGGAGGACTTATACAGAGGTGCGTGTAGCGAACTGACTCCTAAAATTCTTAACAGCGACAGCAGGAACAGCAGTAGCACGGACCCCCGCGGCACAGTCCAGCTCAGCCACGAGTCAATAAGTCGCCTGGACATTTTCGATGACTACTTTTTGTCACAGTGTTTTCATTTCACTCGCCAGTGTCTGACTTTTATTGTGGACTGCATTAAAGCGCGCATGAAAAAGGACGTGTTTAGACCCAGTAGCGACGCCACTTCAGTTGAAGCAATGACACTTGCGGCACTGTATTTCTACGCGCACGGTTTTCTCCCCAGGAAAATCACAGACTTGCTGGGATTGGAGCACGCGCGCGCAAGCGACGCCGTAAATACCGTGTCTAAGGTCTTGGAGGACATGTGCCCAGACTTTATCACTTTCCCTGGCACTTACGATGATCGCATGGGCGTTGCGCAGGGGTTTAAATATATAAGTGGCATTCCAAACGTGGTGGGGGTTTTGGGTTGTTTACATGTCCATGTGAGCCCTTCACTGGCCGAAGAGAGTCTTTTCCTTAACACCAGGGGTTACCATTCAGTAATGGTGCAGATCATAAGTGATGTGGATGGAAATCTACTGAGTGTGGAGCAGTGCTGTCCTGGTGGGACTCAGGAACAGGCCGTTTGGGAAAGCTCAGATATTTGTCAAGAGTTTAACAGACTTCAGCATGGTCAGACCTGGGTCCTGG GGGGTAAAGCTATGTGTAAAGCTAAACATGTGCTGAGCCCTGTGGAAAGCTCCCGGATCAAGACTGATGCAGCCAGACGTTTTAACACAGCTCATTCTAAGGTTTGGAAATCTGCTCAACACGTCTTAGGCTGTTTGACAACCCGCTTCCAATGCTTGCATAGTCTTGGAGCTGTGCTGGTTGATAATCTCAAGCCTGTAGCTCGCATTGTCACTGCTTGCTGTGTTCTCCACAACATCTCTAAAAAGTTTTCAGTGCCATTACCCAGCAAACTGGTTCTGGATCATTTATACCCAGATCAAGAGATGAGAGAAGAGGAACAGGAGAACTTTGTTGACACAGAAGAGGCAATAGAAGACATGATAGAGATGTGTTTTGGGAATTCTGGGGATGAGGAGGAGCAAGAAGAAACGAAAACCATTGAGGACAttgaaaacagacacaaaccaAATGGTGATCACAATTCACACAATAACCTTTCTGAATCTTGA
- the zgc:101569 gene encoding enoyl-CoA hydratase EchA19 isoform X1 has translation MKFPRLSLLNFFLNGNTLKKKTGRHECLLGAGKRCWSSGCTSQEHPTAGQTVVIEKQGPVLTVGINRPEVRNAVNQETSQRLFEEFSAFNQDDTLSVAVLHGIGGNFCAGYDLKELSQDSGSLTLEQNVTRGPAPMGPSRLRLAKPLIAAVSGYAVAGGLELSLLADLRVVEASAIMGVFCRRFGVPLIDGGTVRLPRLIGLSRALDLILTGRPVGAQEALAFGLANRVVPDGQALQVAVELAEQISSFPQLCLRADRNSAYHATFDSTSFTQAMQYETDYGLPVITAEAVPGATRFSSGTGRGGTFS, from the exons ATGAAGTTTCCGCGACTATCGTTACTTA atttttttctgaacGGAAATACCCTCAAGAAAAAAACTGGGCGACATGAGTGCCTTCTTGGCGCAGGAAAGCGGTGTTGGAGCTCCGGGTGCACTTCCCAAGAGCATCCTACAGCAG GTCAGACAGTGGTTATTGAAAAGCAAGGTCCAGTGCTTACTGTGGGGATTAACAGGCCAGAGGTGCGTAATGCAGTGAACCAAGAGACATCCCAGCGGTTATTTGAAGAATTTTCTGCCTTCAATCAGGATGATACCTTGAGTGTAGCTGTGCTACATGGAATAG GGGGAAATTTTTGTGCTGGTTATGATCTTAAAGAGCTTTCCCAGGATTCGGGTTCCCTCACACTGGAGCAAAATGTTACCCGAGGTCCTGCTCCAATG GGTCCCTCTCGCCTGAGGCTAGCAAAGCCACTGATTGCGGCAGTGAGTGGTTATGCTGTGGCGGGGGGGTTGGAATTGTCCCTGCTGGCTGATCTCAGGGTTGTGGAAGCCAGCGCCATTATGGGGGTTTTCTGCCGCAGATTTG GTGTGCCTCTGATTGATGGCGGGACGGTGCGGCTCCCACGGCTAATTGGTTTGTCTCGAGCTCTAGACCTCATTTTGACTGGTAGACCTGTAGGAGCTCAGGAAGCACTGGCATTTGGACTAGCAAACAGAGTGGTGCCAGATGGACAAG CCTTACAGGTGGCTGTTGAACTTGCTGAGCAGATTAGCTCCTTTCCTCAGCTCTGTCTCCGTGCTGACCGTAACTCAGCCTATCATGCAACTTTTGACTCCACCTCGTTCACCCAGGCCATGCAGTATGAGACCGACTATGGCCTGCCAGTAATCACAGCTGAAGCTGTCCCCGGGGCAACAAGGTTCAGCTCTGGCACTGGAAGAGGTGGAACGTTCTCTTGA